In Tubulanus polymorphus chromosome 2, tnTubPoly1.2, whole genome shotgun sequence, a single window of DNA contains:
- the LOC141898939 gene encoding uncharacterized protein LOC141898939 — protein sequence MATAIGLPSFPEFDLQPRETAPIRFDKYIKRLENMFVAMAIDEATRQKAILLHYIGEPANDVYETRKISAVTPGDANRANEFKCAVLALKTHFEPQKCTDHLVYLFRKESQKPDESTAEFYTRLSTLASKCDFTDSTLEIKRQIIQGTLSSRLRRKAVEQGLTLNQLLNTARGMETADERTSEMEQHTLSAPMNKLRVKLPWKHATLNRPSQPNRNSSDTRICGLCGGVYPHQTQCPAKGQECHNCSKRNHFARKPNQSERNRNRDPSRNRDYNSRRQPYNRNRKQTR from the coding sequence ATGGCTACCGCTATCGGACTACCTTCTTTTCCCGAATTCGACCTGCAACCAAGAGAGACGGCTCCCATTCGATTCGATAAATACATCAAGCGCCTAGAAAACATGTTTGTAGCCATGGCTATCGATGAAGCTACCCGTCAGAAGGCAATACTGCTACATTACATCGGTGAACCTGCCAATGATGTGTATGAAACACGGAAAATTTCTGCAGTCACACCGGGAGATGCAAACCGCGCGAACGAGTTCAAATGTGCAGTCTTAGCGTTAAAGACACATTTTGAACCTCAAAAATGTACTGATCACCTTGTGTACCTGTTCCGAAAAGAATCTCAAAAACCAGACGAATCGACTGCCGAGTTTTACACGAGACTGTCAACACTAGCCAGTAAGTGTGACTTCACCGATAGTACACTTGAAATTAAGCGGCAAATAATCCAGGGTACGTTATCGTCCCGCCTTAGACGCAAGGCTGTCGAGCAAGGGCTCACGTTAAATCAGCTATTAAATACCGCTCGCGGTATGGAGACTGCTGATGAGCGGACATCAGAGATGGAACAACATACACTGTCAGCACCAATGAATAAGTTGAGAGTGAAACTACCATGGAAACATGCGACGTTGAATAGACCAAGTCAACCGAATCGGAACTCGTCAGATACAAGAATCTGTGGATTGTGTGGTGGTGTATATCCTCACCAGACACAATGTCCTGCGAAGGGACAGGAGTGCCATAACTGTAGCAAGCGTAACCATTTTGCTAGAAAGCCGAACCAGTCAGAGCGAAACCGTAACCGTGACCCTAGTCGAAATCGAGACTACAACTCACGTAGACAACCTTACAATAGGAACCGAAAACAGACTCGTTGA